A window of Ictidomys tridecemlineatus isolate mIctTri1 chromosome 1, mIctTri1.hap1, whole genome shotgun sequence contains these coding sequences:
- the LOC101976450 gene encoding SLC35A4 upstream microprotein, whose translation MADDKDSLPKLKDLAFLKNQLERLQQRVEDEVNSGVGQDGSLLSSLFLKGFLAGYVVAKLRASAVLGFAVGTCTGIYAAQAYAVPNVEKTLRDYFRSLRKGPD comes from the exons ATGGCGGATGACAAG GATTCTCTGCCCAAGCTTAAGGACCTGGCATTTCTCAAGAACCAGCTGGAACGCCTGCAACAGCGAGTGGAAGACGAAGTCAACAGTGGTGTGGGCCAG GATGGCTCGCTTTTGTCCTCCCTGTTCCTCAAAGGATTCCTGGCTGGCTATGTGGTGGCCAAACTGAGGGCATCGGCAGTACTGGGCTTTGCAGTTGGCACCTGCACTGGCATCTATGCAGCTCAGGCATATGCTGTGCCCAACGTGGAGAAGACACTGAGGGACTACTTTCGGTCACTGCGCAAGGGGCCTGACTAG
- the Slc35a4 gene encoding putative UDP-sugar transporter protein SLC35A4: MSVEEGGMPGLGRPRQARWTLMLLLSTAMYGAHAPLLALCHVDGRVPFRPSSAVLLTELTKLLLCAFSLLVGWQAWPRGAPPWRQAAPFALSALLYGANNNLVIYLQRYMDPSTYQVLSNLKIGSTALFYCLCLRHRLSARQGLALLLLMAAGACYAAGGLQDPGNTLPGPLAAAASPMPLHITPLGLLLLILYCLISGLSSVYTELLMKRQHLPLALQNLFLYTFGVLLNLGLHAGGGPGPGLLEGFSGWAALVVLSQALNGLLMSAVMKHGSSITRLFVVSCSLVVNAMLSAALLRLQLTATFFLATLLIGLAVRLYYGSH; encoded by the coding sequence ATGAGTGTAGAGGAAGGTGGTATGCCAGGCCTGGGCCGTCCTAGGCAGGCCCGCTGGACCCTGATGCTCCTCCTATCCACTGCCATGTATGGTGCCCATGCCCCACTGCTGGCGTTGTGCCATGTGGATGGCCGAGTGCCCTTTCGGCCTTCCTCAGCTGTGCTGCTCACTGAGCTGACCAAGTTACTGTTGTGCGCCTTCTCTCTCCTTGTGGGCTGGCAAGCATGGCCCCGAGGGGCCCCACCCTGGCGCCAAGCTGCTCCTTTTGCACTATCTGCCCTGCTCTATGGCGCCAACAACAACCTGGTGATCTATCTACAGCGTTACATGGACCCCAGCACCTACCAGGTGCTGAGCAATCTCAAGATTGGAAGCACAGCCCTATTCTACTGCCTCTGTCTCCGGCACCGCCTCTCTGCACGCCAGGGTTTGGCACTGCTGCTGCTGATGGCTGCAGGGGCCTGCTATGCAGCAGGTGGCCTTCAGGACCCTGGGAACACCCTTCCTGGGCCTCTAGCAGCTGCTGCCAGCCCCATGCCCCTGCATATCACTCCACTGGGACTGCTGCTGCTCATCCTGTACTGTCTCATCTCAGGCTTGTCATCTGTATACACAGAGCTGCTCATGAAGCGACAGCATCTGCCCCTCGCACTTCAAAACCTCTTCCTCTACACTTTTGGTGTGCTCCTGAACCTTGGTCTGCATGCAGGTGGTGGTCCTGGCCCAGGCCTCCTGGAGGGTTTCTCAGGATGGGCAGCACTTGTGGTGCTGAGCCAAGCACTAAATGGACTGCTCATGTCCGCTGTCATGAAGCATGGCAGCAGCATCACACGCCTTTTTGTTGTGTCCTGCTCATTAGTGGTCAATGCCATGCTTTCAGCAGCCCTGCTACGGCTGCAACTCACAGCTACATTCTTCCTGGCCACACTGCTCATTGGCCTGGCTGTGCGCCTGTATTATGGTAGTCACTAG